A part of Treponema sp. Marseille-Q3903 genomic DNA contains:
- a CDS encoding L-threonylcarbamoyladenylate synthase, which yields MILEKSQDSIEKTAEVLKSGGIAILPTDTVYGFSGIADIFNSDKTPTPKTDFKTDVKIRAIKGRSETKPLIQLIAKPEDIRLYTDDDIPPELLSKWPGALTIIVSTKEKSPLVQNVPTVAFRCPGDPWLRKIIEMSGAPIYSTSVNRSGQPILDEEHKIIEEFGQEVDLIIKDGDKKDALPSTLVSIENSTVKVLRQGSVSV from the coding sequence ATGATTTTAGAAAAATCTCAAGATTCAATTGAAAAAACGGCGGAAGTTTTGAAAAGCGGCGGAATTGCAATTTTGCCGACAGACACTGTCTACGGATTCAGCGGAATCGCAGATATTTTTAATTCAGATAAAACTCCCACACCTAAAACTGATTTTAAGACAGATGTGAAAATACGTGCAATAAAAGGTCGTTCGGAGACAAAACCTCTGATTCAGCTTATTGCAAAACCTGAAGACATAAGACTCTACACAGATGATGATATCCCGCCGGAATTACTTTCAAAATGGCCTGGTGCTTTGACAATTATCGTAAGCACAAAAGAAAAATCGCCGTTAGTGCAAAACGTGCCGACAGTCGCTTTTCGTTGTCCCGGTGACCCATGGTTACGTAAAATAATAGAAATGAGCGGTGCACCTATCTACAGCACAAGTGTAAACAGAAGCGGTCAGCCTATCTTAGATGAAGAACATAAAATCATCGAAGAGTTCGGGCAAGAAGTTGATTTAATTATAAAAGACGGTGACAAAAAAGACGCCCTGCCGTCAACGTTGGTATCAATTGAAAACAGCACAGTAAAAGTTTTACGGCAAGGTTCCGTATCGGTTTAA
- a CDS encoding histidine phosphatase family protein — protein MELYIVRHGTTNWNVQKRFQGTTDIELNSNGRKLASELGKRLDHVDFDCIYSSPLIRAYETACLIRGHKTYPIIRDKMLTEISFGESEGIPYNEWINTELPRKYFFTRPEKYVPPIGGETLNSVCNRTREFVKTVIEPINAKNQNARVMIVAHGALLAAMMCYLDNHGIENFWGAGLKGNCEETIYNFDGNKWIKTAEDEVHKNPYQA, from the coding sequence ATGGAACTTTACATTGTAAGACATGGCACAACAAACTGGAATGTACAGAAGAGATTTCAGGGAACGACAGACATTGAACTCAACAGCAACGGACGAAAGCTAGCAAGCGAACTCGGGAAACGCCTAGATCATGTTGATTTTGACTGCATATACTCTTCTCCGCTTATTCGTGCGTACGAGACAGCGTGTTTAATTCGCGGACACAAAACTTATCCGATAATCAGAGATAAAATGCTCACGGAAATCAGTTTTGGAGAGTCTGAAGGAATTCCATACAACGAATGGATAAACACAGAACTGCCGAGAAAATATTTTTTCACACGACCGGAAAAATACGTTCCTCCTATCGGTGGCGAAACGCTAAATTCTGTCTGCAACAGGACAAGGGAATTTGTAAAGACTGTGATAGAGCCAATAAATGCAAAAAATCAAAATGCGAGAGTTATGATTGTCGCTCACGGAGCGCTTCTTGCTGCAATGATGTGCTACCTCGACAATCACGGAATTGAAAATTTTTGGGGAGCCGGGCTGAAAGGCAACTGCGAAGAGACTATTTACAATTTTGATGGAAACAAATGGATAAAGACTGCGGAAGATGAAGTACACAAAAATCCATATCAAGCGTAA
- a CDS encoding helicase-associated domain-containing protein translates to MQTDNEISRWEEAIISLPDEQFFNTMRLYLGEIKTPYNKQRLTQKLASFIYNEKNSNSIITLLDSFDVKILTAISIIPGATQEILTDFFSGSFRFSEIYAEIANLTERLIIYKSKNKIDGREFLKINPLLEEKIKPYLNIKSIFPDYTVSSFSNEDVFSLSPNLLSAFISYIEVHGIAYKSNGEIKKNEIAKLEDIFPVRAKFVKFLMNAFINLSFVTETEKSFKINKTRISSFAKLPENQQYALLCAASVSRFSSEGLKKEAQLLLDCVTSIPESGYTRESILKLAFIAGTFTEDGSAIAKKSRFSMILESAHSTSRWTDDPMQNANLLDRMIESAAVFGILQEIGKTSDGKILYRSNFKPQNEIATDSMARTAQFPRVLNIDSTFTVTIMPGLPLSELIPLTSFMVIKKFGVVTEFEITRQSVSAGFDIGWLPQSIFEKIESFSAYEVPKSIKTNITEWYSAYSSAMLFHGFILKVTDKNITFAENNPNFKKYIKEKLAEGIYLLNIPFDSSIDEFIKKSGFDFLGSVKSSVTESEFVTFPLLRAGKKLSIFETTSDEETLQTSIAAAEKLLKSLKENLECTDMDSNKKKSLSQRISNRLILSNEQLSNTAVRTEILEAGGMDFAGKVHLLEAAVKDDDIVEITMPNPNSNSFITLIGRCLELSKQAGEAVARFEIEPEKGIKTSLVSRITNLRRLKY, encoded by the coding sequence TTGCAGACTGATAACGAAATTTCAAGATGGGAGGAAGCGATTATATCGTTGCCCGATGAGCAGTTTTTTAACACTATGCGATTGTACCTCGGCGAGATAAAAACCCCGTACAACAAACAGCGTCTGACACAAAAACTTGCATCATTTATCTACAATGAAAAAAACTCAAACAGCATCATAACTCTGCTCGATTCCTTTGATGTAAAAATCCTAACTGCAATTTCCATAATTCCAGGCGCAACTCAAGAAATTTTGACAGATTTTTTTTCAGGGAGTTTCCGGTTTTCAGAGATTTATGCCGAAATAGCAAATCTTACAGAACGCCTGATAATCTATAAAAGTAAAAATAAAATTGACGGCAGAGAATTTTTGAAGATAAATCCGCTGTTGGAAGAAAAAATAAAACCTTATCTAAACATAAAATCAATCTTCCCTGATTACACAGTTTCGTCTTTTTCAAATGAGGATGTCTTTTCGCTTTCACCAAACTTGCTTTCAGCTTTTATATCCTATATAGAAGTGCACGGAATTGCATACAAAAGCAACGGTGAAATTAAAAAAAATGAAATTGCAAAACTTGAAGATATCTTCCCAGTCAGGGCAAAGTTTGTAAAATTTTTGATGAACGCATTTATAAATCTTTCGTTTGTAACAGAAACCGAGAAATCTTTTAAAATAAATAAAACGAGAATATCGTCTTTTGCAAAACTCCCCGAAAATCAGCAGTACGCACTTTTGTGTGCAGCGTCTGTTTCTCGTTTTAGCAGCGAAGGACTTAAAAAAGAAGCCCAGCTTTTGCTCGACTGCGTTACGTCGATCCCTGAAAGCGGCTATACACGCGAATCGATTTTGAAACTCGCTTTTATTGCGGGAACGTTTACAGAAGACGGCTCCGCAATCGCAAAAAAGAGCAGGTTCAGCATGATTCTCGAATCGGCACACTCGACATCTCGATGGACAGACGATCCGATGCAAAATGCAAACCTCTTGGACAGAATGATAGAATCGGCTGCTGTATTTGGAATTCTTCAAGAAATCGGAAAGACATCAGACGGCAAAATTTTATACAGAAGTAATTTCAAACCTCAAAATGAAATAGCAACAGATTCTATGGCTCGCACAGCTCAATTTCCAAGAGTATTAAACATAGATTCGACGTTTACAGTCACGATTATGCCGGGGCTTCCGCTTTCAGAACTCATTCCGCTGACATCTTTTATGGTTATAAAAAAATTCGGCGTTGTCACAGAATTTGAAATTACAAGACAGTCAGTTTCCGCAGGGTTCGATATCGGCTGGCTTCCGCAATCGATTTTTGAAAAGATTGAATCATTTTCTGCATACGAAGTTCCAAAAAGCATCAAAACAAACATCACTGAATGGTACAGCGCCTATTCTTCTGCAATGCTTTTTCACGGATTCATTTTAAAAGTGACAGACAAAAACATAACATTTGCCGAAAACAATCCAAACTTTAAAAAATACATCAAAGAAAAACTCGCCGAAGGCATATACCTTTTGAACATTCCGTTTGATTCTAGCATAGACGAGTTTATCAAAAAAAGCGGATTTGATTTTCTTGGAAGCGTAAAATCTTCTGTTACAGAATCAGAATTTGTAACTTTTCCTCTTCTGAGAGCCGGGAAAAAACTTTCAATCTTTGAAACAACATCAGATGAGGAAACTTTGCAGACTTCTATTGCCGCCGCTGAAAAACTTTTAAAATCTCTAAAAGAAAATCTTGAATGTACGGATATGGACAGCAACAAAAAGAAAAGCCTCTCGCAGAGAATTTCAAACAGACTTATTCTTTCAAATGAACAACTTTCAAACACCGCAGTTCGCACTGAGATTCTTGAAGCAGGCGGAATGGATTTTGCAGGAAAAGTTCATCTCCTCGAAGCTGCTGTAAAAGATGACGATATTGTAGAAATTACGATGCCCAATCCGAATTCAAATTCATTTATCACATTGATTGGACGATGCCTTGAATTGTCAAAACAGGCAGGAGAGGCAGTTGCACGGTTTGAAATTGAACCGGAAAAAGGAATAAAAACAAGCCTTGTAAGCAGAATAACAAATCTGCGTCGGCTGAAATATTAG
- the ppk1 gene encoding polyphosphate kinase 1 produces the protein MESRFFNRELSWLEFNYRVLFQGLCKELPLLERLQFLSIVTSNFDEFFQVRVASVKRMLMENPKKVDAGGLTPQTVLSSISARAHQIIKTQQECLMSDILPSLAEKGLVYISPIQYNQQQTEFLQGVFKTEIYPLLTPLRTDVEEFPHIKNLISYVAFLLKPISGIKITSEEFKGSDDLPRIAFVEIPSGLSNIYWLPSSYKKEKQFALLQDIVTEFGTNLFPGFQVEETLLFKVARDADFAVDEDAGTNFINAMEDVLIQRKSSFPVQMTCNRSSDFIQKFLMEKLELENDDVYKVDQIINPGDLMELRDADEYGKLSFDRWEHFYPSDLPEDEPYWNFLKLHDKILHVPYESYEPVVKFLNDAADDPNVLAIKMTLYRTGRDSPIIDALERAAQHGKQVIVLVELKARFDEERNIAWANSLEQAGVTVIYGLVNLKVHAKILMVIRRESDTIRRYVHLATGNYNTKTAKLYSDISLFTTNPQIANDATQFFNLVTGYSTLQNMNCLSMAPVTIKSRLISMINREIERSTPENPGLIIAKMNSFTHKEVILALYKASQFGVKVLLNIRGICMLVPGVPGLSENIKVVSIVDRYLEHSRIFFFQNGGTPELYCSSADWMSRNLDRRIELMFPILDKDCFADVKSILDTYFLDNAKAMELKSDGSWEPIRHSKKSSPFEAQSELYKKYKRLNEKRPKNTEKQFEVRRK, from the coding sequence ATGGAATCAAGATTTTTTAATCGGGAATTGAGTTGGCTTGAGTTTAATTATAGAGTTCTCTTTCAAGGATTGTGCAAGGAATTGCCATTGCTTGAACGTCTCCAATTTCTTTCTATCGTTACATCCAACTTTGATGAGTTTTTTCAAGTTAGAGTTGCTTCTGTAAAGCGTATGCTTATGGAAAACCCGAAAAAAGTAGATGCCGGCGGGCTTACTCCTCAGACGGTTTTATCTTCAATTTCTGCACGTGCGCATCAGATTATAAAAACTCAGCAGGAATGCCTGATGTCTGACATTTTGCCGTCGCTTGCAGAAAAAGGATTAGTTTATATTTCTCCGATTCAGTACAATCAGCAGCAGACTGAGTTTTTGCAAGGCGTTTTTAAAACGGAAATTTATCCGCTTTTGACTCCTCTCAGGACAGATGTTGAAGAATTCCCTCATATCAAAAATCTCATATCTTATGTTGCGTTTTTGCTTAAACCGATTTCGGGAATCAAAATAACATCTGAAGAATTCAAAGGAAGCGATGACCTGCCCAGAATTGCATTTGTCGAGATTCCAAGCGGCTTGTCAAACATCTACTGGCTTCCATCATCGTATAAAAAGGAAAAACAGTTTGCGCTTTTACAAGACATCGTCACAGAATTTGGCACAAACTTGTTCCCCGGATTTCAGGTAGAAGAGACTTTGCTTTTTAAAGTTGCCCGCGATGCTGATTTTGCAGTTGATGAAGATGCAGGCACAAACTTTATCAATGCGATGGAAGACGTTTTGATTCAGCGAAAATCTTCGTTTCCCGTTCAGATGACATGCAACCGTTCTAGCGATTTTATTCAAAAATTTCTGATGGAAAAACTCGAGCTCGAAAATGATGACGTTTACAAAGTAGACCAAATCATAAATCCCGGAGACTTGATGGAGCTTCGCGACGCCGATGAATACGGTAAGTTGAGTTTTGACAGATGGGAACACTTTTATCCTTCAGATTTGCCGGAAGATGAACCTTACTGGAATTTTTTGAAACTTCATGACAAGATTCTTCATGTCCCTTACGAAAGTTACGAACCTGTTGTGAAGTTTTTAAATGATGCGGCAGATGACCCAAATGTTCTTGCCATCAAAATGACTTTATATAGAACAGGGCGAGATTCTCCTATCATAGATGCGCTTGAGAGAGCGGCACAACATGGAAAACAAGTAATAGTTCTTGTAGAGCTTAAAGCACGCTTTGACGAAGAGCGAAACATCGCATGGGCGAACTCTTTAGAGCAGGCCGGTGTAACTGTGATATACGGACTTGTAAATCTTAAAGTCCACGCAAAAATCTTAATGGTTATCCGTAGAGAAAGCGATACAATCCGCAGATATGTTCACCTTGCGACAGGGAACTACAACACAAAAACTGCAAAACTTTATTCGGATATTTCACTTTTCACAACAAACCCTCAGATTGCAAACGATGCAACTCAATTTTTTAATCTTGTTACAGGTTATTCAACTTTGCAGAATATGAACTGTCTTTCGATGGCTCCTGTCACTATTAAGTCTCGTTTGATTTCTATGATAAACCGTGAAATTGAACGAAGCACTCCTGAAAATCCGGGACTCATAATTGCAAAGATGAACAGCTTTACCCACAAAGAAGTGATTTTGGCTTTGTACAAGGCGAGTCAATTCGGTGTAAAAGTTCTCTTAAATATACGCGGAATATGTATGCTTGTTCCCGGAGTGCCTGGACTGAGTGAAAATATAAAAGTCGTCTCAATTGTTGACAGATATCTTGAGCATTCGCGCATCTTTTTCTTCCAAAACGGCGGAACTCCTGAACTGTATTGCTCGAGCGCAGACTGGATGAGCCGTAACCTAGACCGAAGAATTGAACTGATGTTCCCGATTCTTGATAAAGATTGTTTTGCAGATGTAAAGTCGATTTTAGATACATACTTTTTAGACAACGCAAAAGCTATGGAACTCAAATCAGATGGAAGCTGGGAGCCGATACGTCATTCAAAAAAATCATCTCCTTTTGAAGCGCAGTCGGAACTCTATAAAAAATACAAGCGACTAAATGAAAAGCGACCGAAAAACACGGAAAAACAATTTGAAGTGAGAAGAAAATAA